gacagggcaggtgggtgggctcTGGGAATGAGGAATTCAGGGCATGCCCTAGGCTAGCCCCTTCAACAACCATCAACCCTGCGGGGCCTTTGCCCACCACCATCCTATATGGGTCCTTCCTGGTTCCACAGGCCATCACGTACCCTTCCTGGAACCCCACCACCTTAAACAATGACCTGACGCTACTGAAGCTGGCCTCCCCAGCCCGGTACACACAGCGCATCTCACCAGTCTGTCTGGCTTCCCCAGATGAGGAGCTGCCTGCAGGCCTCAAGTGTGCCACCACTGGCTGGGGACGCCTCAGCGGCGTGGGTAGGAATTTGGGCCAGAGATCTGGGTAATGTGGCTAAGATGGGAACAAGTCATCCAGGGCCGAACTACCCCCTTCTGGTCCACAGGCAATGTGACCCCAGCACGTCTACAGCAGGTGGCTCTGCCTCTGGTCACCGTGAATGAGTGCAGGCAGTACTGGGGTTCACGTATCACTGATGCCATGATCTGTGCAGGTGGCTCAGGGGCCTCCTCATGCCAGGTGAGCATCGGCACCCTGTCCTGCCCTCTCCACTGCCCTGTGGCACCCCCTAATCACCATGCTgacttttctcttctccctcccgcAGGGAGACTCTGGAGGCCCTCTTGTCTGCCAGAAGGGGAACACATGGGTGCTTATTGGCATTGTCTCCTGGGGCACCACCAATTGCAATGTGCGCCAGCCTGCCATATACACTCGGGTTAGTAAGTTCAGCACCTGGATCAGCCAGGTCATAGCCTACAACTGAGCCTACCACAGGCCCTCTCCCCATCTCAATCCAATAAAGACTCCATGCTCTGTCCTCTTGTGTATTCTTGTTTGTCCTTTCAAGGGAAAGGAGAGGCTCTCAGGAGCCCTGCTCCCCACTTGGGACTTTGACTTCTGGCATGGCAGGCACTGAGTCAGATGTTCCCAGAGTAGCCATGCCCAGCCCGGGCTCCCACATCTTTCTTCTTCCTAGGCAACCCCCCAGTCCACAGCATGGAGTCTGGGCTGTCAGAATGGATGAGCAGCCTTCCCTGGGGACGGCAGCCTGTTTATTGAGTACAGAGGATACATTTACAAACAGAGTACACAAAATAAATACCTGCACATTCTCCAGCCACGGTCCATGGTATAAAAGCCCAGGTGGGCCTATCAAAGGCCCATGTCTCCAAATGTCCTCTGTCCTACCCTTAGGACCATGCCTATTTTggacaagagagaaaatgaatgccCAGGGCTTCAGGCCCCCGAGACACTTGGGGAAATGGGGGGGAATTCTGAGGATTTGGCTCTCCGCTGCCTTGTGCCAGGAACACTTGGGATGGGAGATGTATAAGGCACAGTCAACTTGGCCCAGAGCGGTCTCTTTGGCTTTGTTTCTCACTGGAGGTGGCACTTGCAGAAAGACAGGGGCCTGGAGCAAGGCTACCCACTGAGAGAAACAGTGAGGGCCAATCCCTCCCGGCTGGGCCCCAGATCCTTCCCATTCACTAAAAGCAGCTGTGGAGGAACGGGACTTGGGTTCCAGCCTGGTGGAGGGAGACGGGGGAGGTGCCATGACCGACATGGGGATGGTCTGGCTCAGGCCTCTGGGAAAGCAGCCACCTAATTCCACCCACCTCCTGCAGGGGGTCCCTCCAGCCTGAGACTCGGCAGAGCCTAAGCTGGAAGGGTAATGCTGTGAAAGGAAGCAGGGACAGGCTGGACCAGGCAAGGCCAGCTGTGGGAAGGCCAGGCACTCAGGGTTCAGAGGCAGGTCACACAGTATGGCTAAGTTCCAACTGGAGCTGCACAGCAGCTCAGCAGAAGGGGAGGGCTGAGCAGCCTGGGGACCTTTCCTAAATACAGGAGGTCCTTCCTTCCTACTTTCTCTAGAGGATGAGGGAGGAGCACAGTGGTCAGTCCTAGGCTGCCCATAACTCATGTCAGACACTAGATGGCGCCTTCATGCCACTGCGAGAAGGGAACAGCAGCGCCTGAAGGGAAGGGGCAACCGGCAGTACCAAGGGTGGAACCGGATGGGGCTGACACTGGAATCTTGATGGGGGTCTCCCTGGAAagcccctggcctctgccttGGCCCCGGTGCCCCCATTCCCCAGGTAGCAGCAGTGGGGTTCCCTTTAACCCCCACGGTTGGGAAGGAGGCACCTAGGGAATAGAATGGGCAtccaagggggagagagaggtgaTAGTGGGCTCTGTAAAGAAGGCACTGAAAACAGCGGCCTGGTGGGCAGGAGGTCTCtcattggcagagagagaggttggAGCCTGGAGCAAGCCTGCTACTAACATGGCTATCATAGTCCAGAAGGGCCAAGGACCATGCCATGGCCCTACCATCAGAGGTTCTAGCCAGTCCTGGGGCTAGGAGGGGTCCCTGGGGGCACCATGAAGGAACAAAGACCTTGGGTGAGAGGTGGGAGACTTTAGACTTAGCCAGGGGCTGAGAGTCCAGCCAAGGCACAAGCTTTGTGCTTCCTAGGCCTCTCACTGGGGCACAGATCAGGATGCAATGGAATGTGGGGAGGCCAGAGAAGGTTCAGTGAAGAGGCTTTCAGAAGTAACTGTTCCAAAGAGTCCTGGGACCATAGGACGCCCTCCGCCTGGCACGACATACCCCCTTGGTCTCAGGGAAGAGTCAAGGGGTGAGGGAGCCTGAAGGCCAggtcctgccccttccccaacttATAGCAGAGCAGTTGCCCAGGAGCACTGGTGCCAGGCCAGGCTTCCAGTTCACAGGGCTTGCAGCCCCCTGGGCTCCCTTCACTCTGTCACACCAGACTCAGGCCCAGGATGAGGATAGGGGCTGCTGAAGGcacagggaaggggctggggccAGTCACCTGCCACTGGCCACCCAGGCCTATCTCTAGAGAGGGTGTCGGGCCCAA
The Vulpes lagopus strain Blue_001 chromosome 10, ASM1834538v1, whole genome shotgun sequence genome window above contains:
- the CTRL gene encoding chymotrypsin-like protease CTRL-1; this translates as MPATMLLLSLTLSLVLLGSSWGCGIPAIKPVLSFSQRIVNGENAVPGSWPWQVSLQDKSGFHFCGGSLISQSWVVTAAHCNVIPGRHVVVLGEYDRSSNAEPLQVLSISKAITYPSWNPTTLNNDLTLLKLASPARYTQRISPVCLASPDEELPAGLKCATTGWGRLSGVGNVTPARLQQVALPLVTVNECRQYWGSRITDAMICAGGSGASSCQGDSGGPLVCQKGNTWVLIGIVSWGTTNCNVRQPAIYTRVSKFSTWISQVIAYN